The proteins below are encoded in one region of Gambusia affinis linkage group LG07, SWU_Gaff_1.0, whole genome shotgun sequence:
- the LOC122834145 gene encoding DDB1- and CUL4-associated factor 1-like isoform X2 yields MSSQDEDPSPALSAVLSSAWSAALSAAVAVAMAVDAKADLARLLDEWEETRQGTTEQLVSILTRISELIEQETEEYYKSDPDPFDDRHPGRADPNCMLGQLLRMLFLNDDFTNSLLDTYIMSSRDISLNTAACRLLQNIVPGLDTAVVFEEKEGLVGKLFTWAREAERPLCIYATGLLAKAMSNQEVATSHKEENAELVSMMIKRLHELQSAEHTSCSSPTHTVRNLPQDSQDEAPHTSNVTKHQQIQTEFSEEETEEKNVAESSRSISKGKSLAQRISEGSSSSARLLPSFVYQASPQLTSKEKDDTQGGEEGGGGTKQVENGRKTKQKLQFTTSPSGTEDEAEGTATSEKPSGSSSWSEMSSILIGSEYRLLPLSPTMEQRLILQYLTPLGDYQELLAIFMKLDTRSLMMNYIDLRKTKNVQLTFDALLYLASLLLHKKFASEFIAHGGVQKLLEIPRPSMAATAVSLCLYYLAYNQDAMERVCMFPGNVLTDLVSYALWLLESSHASGICHATMFFSISFSFRVVLQLFDQLDGLRRLVNLISTLEILNTDNDAPLMNEDQVFSNRQTAKHTCMALRRYFEAHLAVKTEQMKQSLHTSESGIIIPQQPPYKAYAYTREQIIEMMEFLIECGPPEGPWEPVQVFYKLSCIPLMLQLISAACDWKTYYGRSDIVRFALDILAILTVVPKVQLVLADTVEVIDENRSPVPTVGMSIILGVAEGEVFPNDAEIQKSALQVIINCVCAPDQSLSAFAVAPLRQPLHPQQPPPTHNRVLAHMWQVVQNNNGIKVLLSLLSVKVPITDADLIRALACKALVGLSRCSAIRQIISKLPLFVSGHIQQLMKEPVLQDKRSEHVSFCRYAAKLTERVSGKPLIMGAEVSLSRLQKANVVAQTRITFSEKELLILIRNHLVAKGLHNTANTLVKEANLPAASLFPNSASSGVTPTSSNSKSRTCRFAGGVAARVAANIGPSPLSSGNSAPSTPSTSRSSAIPHLSGSLVSTSAAPNTPPHPGQSSHLVGRILFSRERPAASCGSGKKLRALRQKSDHGAFIQTPAMKKQLERHLPSPPTLDSIITEYLREQHARCSNPVTTCPPFSLFNPHRCPESKQRRQASPNFTARLGSRMLCPKYRGVDRGSLDRQLIFSRFRPVSVFRENNGGDSSFTCCAFSARERFLMLGTCSGHLKLYNIFSGEEAADYTCHGSAISHIEPSRDGNFVLTSASWSVPLSALWSMDSVFTMKNSFGEDHYVEFSKLCQDRVIGTKDQVAHIYDIQTGQEVLTLNDPALANNYKRNCATFNPTDDLVLNDGVLWDVRASRAIHKFDKFNMNLSGVFHPNGLEVIINTEIWDLRTFHLLHTAPALDQCRVVFNNNGTIMYGAMLQADDDHDVMDQQVTSPFGSSFRTFDATDYKPIATLDVKRNIFDLCTDTKDYYLAVIENQDAVTIDTVCRLYEVGRQKLAEEGDDDDQDEDQNNDSSDTDDDDDDDDDDDMDIEPLIEELANEEEQEDQEQADLPVDDAIEALLGSSSGDDGDDDTDHDSETLDHGGSWFGEESDDDDPDMFGSLPDLWF; encoded by the exons ATGTCCTCCCAAGATGAAGATCCATCACCTGCCCTGTCTGCTGTGCTGTCTTCTGCATGGTCAGCCGCTTTATCGGCTGCCGTGGCTGTCGCCATGGCTGTTGACGCCAAAGCAGATCTCGCCAGACTGTTGGACGAGTGGGAAGAGACACGGCAGGGTACCACAGAGCAACTGGTGTCCATCTTAACAAG aaTATCTGAGCTGATTGAACAGGAGACAGAAGAATATTACAAATCAGACCCTGATCCCTTTGACGATCGTCATCCAG GACGAGCTGACCCAAACTGTATGCTGGGGCAACTGCTGAGgatgctgtttttaaatgatgactTCACTAATTCG CTTTTGGACACGTATATCATGAGCAGTCGAGACATCAGTCTCAACACAGCAGCATGTCGCCTCCTTCAGAACATTGTTCCAGGCCTGGACACAGCTGTTGTCTTTGAAGAAAAg GAAGGTCTGGTTGGGAAGTTGTTCACGTGGGCCCGTGAAGCTGAGCGGCCATTATGCATCTATGCCACAGGCCTGCTGGCCAAAGCCATGAGCAACCAGGAAGTGGCCACAAgccataaagaagaaaatgctgaGCTG GTATCCATGATGATCAAACGTCTACACGAGTTGCAGTCTGCAGAGCACACAAGTTGCTCCAGTCCCACCCACACTGTCCGGAATCTACCTCAAGACTCTCAGGATGAAGCTCCCCATACATCGAATGTCACAAAACATCAGCAAATCCAGACAGAATTTTCTGAGgaagagacagaagaaaaaaatgttgcagagaGCAGCAGGTCGATTTCAAAGGGCAAATCTTTGGCCCAGAGAATCAGTGAAGGTAGCAGCAGCTCAGCTCGCCTTCTTCCAAGTTTTGTGTACCAAGCTAGCCCACAACTGACTTCGAAGGAGAAGGACGACACtcagggaggagaggaaggaggaggagggacaAAACAGGTTGAGAATGGGaggaagacaaaacagaaactccaGTTTACTACGTCCCCCAGCGGGACTGAAGACGAGGCTGAGGGGACTGCTACCAGCGAGAAGCCAAGCGGCAGTTCATCCTGGTCTGAGATGAGCTCCATTCTGATTGGCTCAGAGTACCGATTGTTGCCGCTGAGCCCAACCATGGAGCAGAGACTCATCCTGCAGTATCTGACACCACTTGGAGATTACCAGGAG CTGCTTGCAATCTTTATGAAACTGGACACACGTTCACTGATGATGAACTACATCGACCTCAGGAAGaccaaaaatgttcagcttaCATTTGATGCCCTGTTG TATCTCGCCTCACTTCTCCTTCATAAGAAGTTTGCGTCTGAGTTCATTGCTCATGGAGGAGTGCAGAAACTCCTTGAGATCCCGAGACCATCCATGGCAGCGACAGCCGTTTCTCTCTGCCTCTACTACCTGGCATACAATCAGGATGCAATGGAGAGG GTGTGCATGTTCCCAGGGAATGTGCTGACAGACCTGGTGTCCTATGCTCTGTGGTTGTTGGAGTCCTCGCACGCTTCAGGCATCTGCCACGCCACcatgtttttctccatttctttttcattcaggGTGGTGTTGCAGCTCTTTGACCAGCTGGATGGTCTACGCAGGCTGGTCAATCTG ATCAGCACTTTGGAGATCCTCAACACAGACAACGATGCTCCACTGATGAATGAAGACCAGGTGTTCTCCAATAGACAGACGGCTAAGCACACCTGCATGGCGCTGCGCAG GTACTTTGAGGCTCACCTGGCAGTGAAGACAGAACAGATGAAACAGTCTTTGCATACTTCAGAAAGCGGCATCATCATTCCTCAGCAGCCTCCTTACAAG GCATATGCATATACCAGAGAACAAATAATTGAGATGATGGAGTTTCTCATCGAGTGTGGACCTCCTGAGGGCCCCTGGGAGCCAGTTCAAGTCTTCTACAAGTTGTCCTGTATTCCTTTAATGCTGCAGCTCATATCTGCTGCCTGTGACTGGAAGACATACTATGGCAG GAGTGACATTGTTCGCTTTGCTTTGGACATCCTAGCTATCCTGACAGTTGTTCCTAAAGTCCAGTTAGTACTGGCTGATACCGTGGAAGTTATCGATGAAAACAGGTCCCCTGTTCCCACTGTAG GCATGAGCATCATTCTGGGTGTTGCTGAAGGTGAAGTGTTTCCCAATGATGCTGAGATTCAGAAGTCTGCTTTGCAA GTCATAATAAACTGTGTGTGCGCTCCGGACCAAAGCCTCAGTGCTTTTGCTGTCGCCCCCCTCAGACAGCCTTTGCACCCTCAGCAGCCTCCTCCCACCCACAACAGGGTGCTGGCCCACATGTGGCAAGTAGTGCAGAATAATAACGGCATAAAG GTGCTCCTGTCTCTGCTGTCGGTGAAGGTTCCCATCACAGATGCAGACCTGATCCGAGCTCTGGCCTGTAAGGCTCTGGTTGGACTCTCTCGTTGCTCCGCCATCAGGCAGATCATCAGCAAGTTGCCACTGTTCGTCAGTGGTCACATTCAGCAG CTCATGAAGGAGCCGGTGCTGCAGGACAAACGGAGTGAACATGTCAGCTTCTGTCGCTACGCCGCCAAACTGACGGAGCGAGTGTCTGGCAAGCCCCTCATCATGGGCGCGGAGGTCTCGCTGTCTCGCTTACAGAAAGCCAACGTTGTCGCTCAGACTCGCATCACGTTTTCTGAGAAGGAATTGCTCATTTTGATTAGGAACCACCTTGTTGCTAAAGGACTACACAACACAGCAAATACCCTAGTTAAAGAGGCAAACCTACCTGCAGCATCTCTCTTTCCAAACTCCGCCTCCTCAGGTGTCACCCCTACATCCTCCAATTCCAAATCTAGGACTTGTCGGTTTGCTGGTGGTGTCGCAGCTCGTGTTGCTGCCAATATTGGACCCTCTCCCTTGTCCTCAGGTAATTCAGCCCCTTCTACTCCCTCCACATCTCGTTCTTCTGCCATTCCTCACTTGTCAGGCTCATTGGTGTCTACCTCAGCGGCTCCTAATACTCCTCCTCATCCTGGGCAAAGCTCGCATCTTGTTGGACGAATTTTGTTCTCTCGGGAACGACCAGCGGCCAGCTGCGGCTCAGGAAAAAAGCTGCGTGCTCTTAGACAAAAGTCTGACCATGGTGCTTTCATACAG ACCCCAGCTATGAAAAAGCAGCTGGAGCGCCACTTGCCTTCTCCGCCGACCCTTGACAGCATCATCACAGAGTACCTGAGAGAACAACACGCCCGCTGTTCGAATCCCGTCACCACCTGTCCACCTTTTTCCCTTTTCAACCCTCACCGCTGCCCAGAGTCCAAACAAAGGCGACAGGCATCACCCAATTTCACCGCCCGTCTGGGCAGCAGGATGCTATGTCCGAAGTACCGGGGTGTGGACAGAGGAAGTCTGGATAGACAGCTAATATTCAGCAG gtTTCGCCCCGTGTCAGTTTTCCGTGAAAACAATGGAGGCGATAGCAGTTTCACCTGTTGTGCCTTTTCGGCCCGCGAGCGCTTCCTGATGCTGGGAACGTGCTCCGGTCACCTCAAGCTTTACAACATCTTCTCCGGAGAGGAGGCGGCCGACTACACCTGCCACGGATCGGCCATCTCTCACATCGAGCCTTCCCGG GATGGTAACTTTGTTCTTACCTCTGCTTCGTGGAGCGTCCCTCTGTCAGCTCTCTGGAGTATGGACAGTGTTTTTACGATGAA GAACTCCTTTGGAGAAGATCATTACGTTGAGTTCAGCAAACTCTGTCAGGACAGAGTAATTGGCACTAAGGACCAGGTTGCACAT ATCTATGACATACAGACAGGTCAGGAGGTCCTGACCCTGAACGACCCCGCATTGGCCAACAATTACAAGAGGAACTGTGCCACCTTCAACCCCACTGACGACCTGGTGTTAAACGATGGGGTGCTGTGGGATGTGCGAGCATCACGGGCCATCCACAAGTTCGACAAGTTCAACATGAACCTCAGTGGGGTTTTCCATCCAAACGGCTTGGAGGTCATCATAAACACTGAGATT TGGGACCTGAGGACTTTCCACCTGCTGCACACTGCTCCTGCTCTGGATCAGTGCCGGGTGGTCTTTAACAACAATGGCACCATCATGTATGGAG CGATGCTGCAAGCTGATGATGACCATGATGTCATGGATCAGCAGGTGACAAGTCCCTTCGGCTCATCTTTCAGAACATTTGATGCCACGGACTACAAGCCTATTG cCACACTAGATGTGAAGAGGAACATCTTTGATCTGTGCACTGATACCAAAGACTACTACCTGGCTGTCATAGAG AACCAGGATGCGGTGACCATAGATACTGTATGTCGCCTTTATGAAGTTGGACGACAGAAGTTAGCAGAAGAaggagatgatgatgatcaa GATGAAGATCAGAATAATGACTCCTCAGACAcagatgatgatgacgatgatgacgatgatgatgacaTGGATATAGAGCCCCTCATTGAAGAACTTGCAAATGAAGAAGAACAGGAGGACCAGGAGCAAGCTGACTTGCCTGTAGATGATGCG attgaGGCTCTTCTTGGCAGTAGtagtggtgatgatggtgatgatgatacTGATCATGACTCTGAAACTTTAGACCATGGAGGATCAT GGTTTGGAGAAGAATCAGATGATGACGACCCTGACATGTTTGGATCCTTGCCTGACTTATGGTTTTAA
- the LOC122834145 gene encoding DDB1- and CUL4-associated factor 1-like isoform X1, whose protein sequence is MRPRLFSRQLRAAMSSQDEDPSPALSAVLSSAWSAALSAAVAVAMAVDAKADLARLLDEWEETRQGTTEQLVSILTRISELIEQETEEYYKSDPDPFDDRHPGRADPNCMLGQLLRMLFLNDDFTNSLLDTYIMSSRDISLNTAACRLLQNIVPGLDTAVVFEEKEGLVGKLFTWAREAERPLCIYATGLLAKAMSNQEVATSHKEENAELVSMMIKRLHELQSAEHTSCSSPTHTVRNLPQDSQDEAPHTSNVTKHQQIQTEFSEEETEEKNVAESSRSISKGKSLAQRISEGSSSSARLLPSFVYQASPQLTSKEKDDTQGGEEGGGGTKQVENGRKTKQKLQFTTSPSGTEDEAEGTATSEKPSGSSSWSEMSSILIGSEYRLLPLSPTMEQRLILQYLTPLGDYQELLAIFMKLDTRSLMMNYIDLRKTKNVQLTFDALLYLASLLLHKKFASEFIAHGGVQKLLEIPRPSMAATAVSLCLYYLAYNQDAMERVCMFPGNVLTDLVSYALWLLESSHASGICHATMFFSISFSFRVVLQLFDQLDGLRRLVNLISTLEILNTDNDAPLMNEDQVFSNRQTAKHTCMALRRYFEAHLAVKTEQMKQSLHTSESGIIIPQQPPYKAYAYTREQIIEMMEFLIECGPPEGPWEPVQVFYKLSCIPLMLQLISAACDWKTYYGRSDIVRFALDILAILTVVPKVQLVLADTVEVIDENRSPVPTVGMSIILGVAEGEVFPNDAEIQKSALQVIINCVCAPDQSLSAFAVAPLRQPLHPQQPPPTHNRVLAHMWQVVQNNNGIKVLLSLLSVKVPITDADLIRALACKALVGLSRCSAIRQIISKLPLFVSGHIQQLMKEPVLQDKRSEHVSFCRYAAKLTERVSGKPLIMGAEVSLSRLQKANVVAQTRITFSEKELLILIRNHLVAKGLHNTANTLVKEANLPAASLFPNSASSGVTPTSSNSKSRTCRFAGGVAARVAANIGPSPLSSGNSAPSTPSTSRSSAIPHLSGSLVSTSAAPNTPPHPGQSSHLVGRILFSRERPAASCGSGKKLRALRQKSDHGAFIQTPAMKKQLERHLPSPPTLDSIITEYLREQHARCSNPVTTCPPFSLFNPHRCPESKQRRQASPNFTARLGSRMLCPKYRGVDRGSLDRQLIFSRFRPVSVFRENNGGDSSFTCCAFSARERFLMLGTCSGHLKLYNIFSGEEAADYTCHGSAISHIEPSRDGNFVLTSASWSVPLSALWSMDSVFTMKNSFGEDHYVEFSKLCQDRVIGTKDQVAHIYDIQTGQEVLTLNDPALANNYKRNCATFNPTDDLVLNDGVLWDVRASRAIHKFDKFNMNLSGVFHPNGLEVIINTEIWDLRTFHLLHTAPALDQCRVVFNNNGTIMYGAMLQADDDHDVMDQQVTSPFGSSFRTFDATDYKPIATLDVKRNIFDLCTDTKDYYLAVIENQDAVTIDTVCRLYEVGRQKLAEEGDDDDQDEDQNNDSSDTDDDDDDDDDDDMDIEPLIEELANEEEQEDQEQADLPVDDAIEALLGSSSGDDGDDDTDHDSETLDHGGSWFGEESDDDDPDMFGSLPDLWF, encoded by the exons ATGAGGCCGCGACTATTCTCACGGCAGCTAAGG GCTGCAATGTCCTCCCAAGATGAAGATCCATCACCTGCCCTGTCTGCTGTGCTGTCTTCTGCATGGTCAGCCGCTTTATCGGCTGCCGTGGCTGTCGCCATGGCTGTTGACGCCAAAGCAGATCTCGCCAGACTGTTGGACGAGTGGGAAGAGACACGGCAGGGTACCACAGAGCAACTGGTGTCCATCTTAACAAG aaTATCTGAGCTGATTGAACAGGAGACAGAAGAATATTACAAATCAGACCCTGATCCCTTTGACGATCGTCATCCAG GACGAGCTGACCCAAACTGTATGCTGGGGCAACTGCTGAGgatgctgtttttaaatgatgactTCACTAATTCG CTTTTGGACACGTATATCATGAGCAGTCGAGACATCAGTCTCAACACAGCAGCATGTCGCCTCCTTCAGAACATTGTTCCAGGCCTGGACACAGCTGTTGTCTTTGAAGAAAAg GAAGGTCTGGTTGGGAAGTTGTTCACGTGGGCCCGTGAAGCTGAGCGGCCATTATGCATCTATGCCACAGGCCTGCTGGCCAAAGCCATGAGCAACCAGGAAGTGGCCACAAgccataaagaagaaaatgctgaGCTG GTATCCATGATGATCAAACGTCTACACGAGTTGCAGTCTGCAGAGCACACAAGTTGCTCCAGTCCCACCCACACTGTCCGGAATCTACCTCAAGACTCTCAGGATGAAGCTCCCCATACATCGAATGTCACAAAACATCAGCAAATCCAGACAGAATTTTCTGAGgaagagacagaagaaaaaaatgttgcagagaGCAGCAGGTCGATTTCAAAGGGCAAATCTTTGGCCCAGAGAATCAGTGAAGGTAGCAGCAGCTCAGCTCGCCTTCTTCCAAGTTTTGTGTACCAAGCTAGCCCACAACTGACTTCGAAGGAGAAGGACGACACtcagggaggagaggaaggaggaggagggacaAAACAGGTTGAGAATGGGaggaagacaaaacagaaactccaGTTTACTACGTCCCCCAGCGGGACTGAAGACGAGGCTGAGGGGACTGCTACCAGCGAGAAGCCAAGCGGCAGTTCATCCTGGTCTGAGATGAGCTCCATTCTGATTGGCTCAGAGTACCGATTGTTGCCGCTGAGCCCAACCATGGAGCAGAGACTCATCCTGCAGTATCTGACACCACTTGGAGATTACCAGGAG CTGCTTGCAATCTTTATGAAACTGGACACACGTTCACTGATGATGAACTACATCGACCTCAGGAAGaccaaaaatgttcagcttaCATTTGATGCCCTGTTG TATCTCGCCTCACTTCTCCTTCATAAGAAGTTTGCGTCTGAGTTCATTGCTCATGGAGGAGTGCAGAAACTCCTTGAGATCCCGAGACCATCCATGGCAGCGACAGCCGTTTCTCTCTGCCTCTACTACCTGGCATACAATCAGGATGCAATGGAGAGG GTGTGCATGTTCCCAGGGAATGTGCTGACAGACCTGGTGTCCTATGCTCTGTGGTTGTTGGAGTCCTCGCACGCTTCAGGCATCTGCCACGCCACcatgtttttctccatttctttttcattcaggGTGGTGTTGCAGCTCTTTGACCAGCTGGATGGTCTACGCAGGCTGGTCAATCTG ATCAGCACTTTGGAGATCCTCAACACAGACAACGATGCTCCACTGATGAATGAAGACCAGGTGTTCTCCAATAGACAGACGGCTAAGCACACCTGCATGGCGCTGCGCAG GTACTTTGAGGCTCACCTGGCAGTGAAGACAGAACAGATGAAACAGTCTTTGCATACTTCAGAAAGCGGCATCATCATTCCTCAGCAGCCTCCTTACAAG GCATATGCATATACCAGAGAACAAATAATTGAGATGATGGAGTTTCTCATCGAGTGTGGACCTCCTGAGGGCCCCTGGGAGCCAGTTCAAGTCTTCTACAAGTTGTCCTGTATTCCTTTAATGCTGCAGCTCATATCTGCTGCCTGTGACTGGAAGACATACTATGGCAG GAGTGACATTGTTCGCTTTGCTTTGGACATCCTAGCTATCCTGACAGTTGTTCCTAAAGTCCAGTTAGTACTGGCTGATACCGTGGAAGTTATCGATGAAAACAGGTCCCCTGTTCCCACTGTAG GCATGAGCATCATTCTGGGTGTTGCTGAAGGTGAAGTGTTTCCCAATGATGCTGAGATTCAGAAGTCTGCTTTGCAA GTCATAATAAACTGTGTGTGCGCTCCGGACCAAAGCCTCAGTGCTTTTGCTGTCGCCCCCCTCAGACAGCCTTTGCACCCTCAGCAGCCTCCTCCCACCCACAACAGGGTGCTGGCCCACATGTGGCAAGTAGTGCAGAATAATAACGGCATAAAG GTGCTCCTGTCTCTGCTGTCGGTGAAGGTTCCCATCACAGATGCAGACCTGATCCGAGCTCTGGCCTGTAAGGCTCTGGTTGGACTCTCTCGTTGCTCCGCCATCAGGCAGATCATCAGCAAGTTGCCACTGTTCGTCAGTGGTCACATTCAGCAG CTCATGAAGGAGCCGGTGCTGCAGGACAAACGGAGTGAACATGTCAGCTTCTGTCGCTACGCCGCCAAACTGACGGAGCGAGTGTCTGGCAAGCCCCTCATCATGGGCGCGGAGGTCTCGCTGTCTCGCTTACAGAAAGCCAACGTTGTCGCTCAGACTCGCATCACGTTTTCTGAGAAGGAATTGCTCATTTTGATTAGGAACCACCTTGTTGCTAAAGGACTACACAACACAGCAAATACCCTAGTTAAAGAGGCAAACCTACCTGCAGCATCTCTCTTTCCAAACTCCGCCTCCTCAGGTGTCACCCCTACATCCTCCAATTCCAAATCTAGGACTTGTCGGTTTGCTGGTGGTGTCGCAGCTCGTGTTGCTGCCAATATTGGACCCTCTCCCTTGTCCTCAGGTAATTCAGCCCCTTCTACTCCCTCCACATCTCGTTCTTCTGCCATTCCTCACTTGTCAGGCTCATTGGTGTCTACCTCAGCGGCTCCTAATACTCCTCCTCATCCTGGGCAAAGCTCGCATCTTGTTGGACGAATTTTGTTCTCTCGGGAACGACCAGCGGCCAGCTGCGGCTCAGGAAAAAAGCTGCGTGCTCTTAGACAAAAGTCTGACCATGGTGCTTTCATACAG ACCCCAGCTATGAAAAAGCAGCTGGAGCGCCACTTGCCTTCTCCGCCGACCCTTGACAGCATCATCACAGAGTACCTGAGAGAACAACACGCCCGCTGTTCGAATCCCGTCACCACCTGTCCACCTTTTTCCCTTTTCAACCCTCACCGCTGCCCAGAGTCCAAACAAAGGCGACAGGCATCACCCAATTTCACCGCCCGTCTGGGCAGCAGGATGCTATGTCCGAAGTACCGGGGTGTGGACAGAGGAAGTCTGGATAGACAGCTAATATTCAGCAG gtTTCGCCCCGTGTCAGTTTTCCGTGAAAACAATGGAGGCGATAGCAGTTTCACCTGTTGTGCCTTTTCGGCCCGCGAGCGCTTCCTGATGCTGGGAACGTGCTCCGGTCACCTCAAGCTTTACAACATCTTCTCCGGAGAGGAGGCGGCCGACTACACCTGCCACGGATCGGCCATCTCTCACATCGAGCCTTCCCGG GATGGTAACTTTGTTCTTACCTCTGCTTCGTGGAGCGTCCCTCTGTCAGCTCTCTGGAGTATGGACAGTGTTTTTACGATGAA GAACTCCTTTGGAGAAGATCATTACGTTGAGTTCAGCAAACTCTGTCAGGACAGAGTAATTGGCACTAAGGACCAGGTTGCACAT ATCTATGACATACAGACAGGTCAGGAGGTCCTGACCCTGAACGACCCCGCATTGGCCAACAATTACAAGAGGAACTGTGCCACCTTCAACCCCACTGACGACCTGGTGTTAAACGATGGGGTGCTGTGGGATGTGCGAGCATCACGGGCCATCCACAAGTTCGACAAGTTCAACATGAACCTCAGTGGGGTTTTCCATCCAAACGGCTTGGAGGTCATCATAAACACTGAGATT TGGGACCTGAGGACTTTCCACCTGCTGCACACTGCTCCTGCTCTGGATCAGTGCCGGGTGGTCTTTAACAACAATGGCACCATCATGTATGGAG CGATGCTGCAAGCTGATGATGACCATGATGTCATGGATCAGCAGGTGACAAGTCCCTTCGGCTCATCTTTCAGAACATTTGATGCCACGGACTACAAGCCTATTG cCACACTAGATGTGAAGAGGAACATCTTTGATCTGTGCACTGATACCAAAGACTACTACCTGGCTGTCATAGAG AACCAGGATGCGGTGACCATAGATACTGTATGTCGCCTTTATGAAGTTGGACGACAGAAGTTAGCAGAAGAaggagatgatgatgatcaa GATGAAGATCAGAATAATGACTCCTCAGACAcagatgatgatgacgatgatgacgatgatgatgacaTGGATATAGAGCCCCTCATTGAAGAACTTGCAAATGAAGAAGAACAGGAGGACCAGGAGCAAGCTGACTTGCCTGTAGATGATGCG attgaGGCTCTTCTTGGCAGTAGtagtggtgatgatggtgatgatgatacTGATCATGACTCTGAAACTTTAGACCATGGAGGATCAT GGTTTGGAGAAGAATCAGATGATGACGACCCTGACATGTTTGGATCCTTGCCTGACTTATGGTTTTAA